AAATAGCATCATTGGAGTGAATAGCTTGGATTTACCACCAGCAACTAAACCAACAGCGGCGTTTTCTAGAGCTGCAGTCACTTCCTTGGAACCTTCTGGGGCTAGACCTAATTTTTCCATCACGGTAACCATTGCAGTAGTAAATTGTCTACCTAGATAAGAAGTTCTGAAGAATGTGGCTAAATTGGCTAGGTTCTGAACATATTTCCACTCACCAGTCAATGGGTAATACCAAggaatttcatcatcattatcggCCAAATCTTCGCTTACAAGGACTTCGAAACCACAGTTCTTTAAAGCTTTTCTAGCCACGTCAACATGGAACATCTTTGGGATACCATCACCCAATTCAATTTCGTAGGCGATTTTTCTATGTTCAGCATTGTTTTCGTCATATTTATCGGTCATTACCCACTCGTAAACGGCAAAGGTACCACCTGGTTTTAAGACCTTGTAAATTTCACTGTACACACCTTCTAACTTTGGAGCGTGACAAGTGGCTTCAATAGCGTAAACTCTGTCGAAAGTGTTTTCCTCAAAATCCATATGCATGAAATCGCCTTTAACAAAATCCATTTGGTCGCTCAAGTTGAATTTTTTAGCGTAGTATTTGGCCTTTGCAATTTGATAATCGTTGTTATTTAGACCGATGACGTTACAGCCAGTGAATCTTGCGATCTCTCTTGCAGGACCACCAACACCGCAGCCAACATCAAGAACCAAGTCGTCCTTTTGGATACCAGCTTTGTAAGCCAGATAATGCTCATGTCTTGCTATAGAGGCAGCAAAACTCTCACCTTGATAAAATCTGCTGAAATGGAAAGAGGAACCCCAACCATATTCGTAAAAATCTGTAACGACGTTGTAGTAAGAATGTGTGGCTTCGTTATAGTCTTCAAGACGACGTTCTTCGGCGTCTTTATCAGTCTTACCATCCCAATGTTTCAAGTACTTTTGAACAGCTTCTTTTTGAGCGGTGTTGTTCTTTGACATCAAGGCACTCAAACCCGTCTTTTTACCAATTT
The window above is part of the Saccharomyces kudriavzevii IFO 1802 strain IFO1802 genome assembly, chromosome: 13 genome. Proteins encoded here:
- the ERG6 gene encoding sterol 24-C-methyltransferase (similar to Saccharomyces cerevisiae ERG6 (YML008C); ancestral locus Anc_5.529), encoding MSETELRKRQAQFTRELHGDEIGKKTGLSALMSKNNTAQKEAVQKYLKHWDGKTDKDAEERRLEDYNEATHSYYNVVTDFYEYGWGSSFHFSRFYQGESFAASIARHEHYLAYKAGIQKDDLVLDVGCGVGGPAREIARFTGCNVIGLNNNDYQIAKAKYYAKKFNLSDQMDFVKGDFMHMDFEENTFDRVYAIEATCHAPKLEGVYSEIYKVLKPGGTFAVYEWVMTDKYDENNAEHRKIAYEIELGDGIPKMFHVDVARKALKNCGFEVLVSEDLADNDDEIPWYYPLTGEWKYVQNLANLATFFRTSYLGRQFTTAMVTVMEKLGLAPEGSKEVTAALENAAVGLVAGGKSKLFTPMMLFVAKKPKEAEASPDTSKKATQ